Sequence from the Desulfovibrio sp. genome:
GTGTCGGGCGTGTAGGCAAAGCTGGGCTGCTGCACAAGGCGGCCCTGATGCACCGGATAGATTGTGGCCGCGCAGCCCAGCAGGGTGCCAAGCTGGCGGGCTGCCTCCTGCAAGATGGCAGTTTCGTCGCTGGCTTTTTGCAGCCTGCGGCTGTTGCCCAGCAGCAGTTCTGTGTGCAGCGCCCGCACGGTGCTTTTGTGGGCCTGGGTGCGGGCGCGGCCCGTTATGGCGCTGGTTGCTGTAGAAACCAGCAGCATGGCCGCAAAAAGCCCCACATAGTCCATGTCGTACACGGTAAAACTGAACCGGGGCTCCACAAACAGAAAATCAAACAGGGCCACCCCCGCCACGGAAGCTGTTACTCCGTACCACGGCCCGGCGGTGAGGATGGAAATTCCCAGTACTCCCAGCATATACAGGCCCGCGATGCCACCGTTGGGCATGCCCAGCGAAAACATGAGCAGACCGGCAATGCTGCATACCGTCATGATCGCGATGGTGGCCGCCCACTGTCGCCACGAGCGCGGGGCAGTGCCAAGCAGTGTCCTCAGCATGGCAAGCATGGGCCTTGTCTGGGCTGATGCCCTGCCCGCAGGCGCGGCATCGGGAATGATGTAGGTCTCCATTTCGGGCGCAAGCTCGGCCAGCCGTTCCACCAGTGTCTTGCCCTTGCGGAACAGCCAGCCCCCGGCGGGCGAGCGGCCTATCACAATCTTGCTCACGCCGCTCATGCGGGCGTATTCGGCAATCTGTACGGGAATGTCCTCCCCTTGCAGGGTTACGATAACCGCACCAAGGTCTTCTGCCAGTTTCAGGTTGTCGCGCAGGGTGGTGCTTTTGGCATCTGCCGGGCGCGGGCTGGAATTCTGCACAAACAGGGCGGTAAAATCGGCACGAAATGCCTCCACCATACGAGCGGCGGTGCGTATGACCCGCGCATTGCTGGGCGCGCCAGACAGACAGATGAGAATATGTTCCTTGATCTGCCGTGCAGCCGGGGTTGCGCCGCTGGCGGCGGATGCGGCACGCCGGTTGACGCGGTCGGCCATACGGCGCAGGGCAATCTCGCGCAGGGCGATGAGGTTTGCAGGAACAAAAAAATGTCCCAGTGCCCGCTGTACCTGAGCCTCGCCGTATATCTTGCCTTCGCGAAGGCGGGCCATGAGTTCGTCGGGTTCAAGGTCAACAAGCTCAACCTGATCGGCCCCGTCAAAAACGCTGTCGGGAATGCGCTCGCGCACCACCACGCCGGTGAGGGAGGCCACCACATCGTTGAGGCTTTCCAGATGCTGCACGTTGACCGTCGCCCACACGGATATGCCCGCCTGCAGCAGCTCTTCCACATCCTGATACCGTTTGCGGTTGCGGCAGCCCCCGGCGTTGGAGTGTGCCAGTTCGTCCACCAGGGCAATCTCTGGCGTACGGGCGATCACCGCATCCACGTCCAGCTCGTTGAGGGTGATGCTCCGGTGGCTCAACTGCAGGGGCGGCACAACATCCAGCCCCTGGAGCAGGGCGGCGGTTTCCGGTCTTGGGTGCGGTTCAACATAACCCACAACAATATTGTGTCCCAGCTCACGGGCGGCGTGTGCCGCCCGGAGCATGGAATATGTTTTGCCCACCCCCGCAGCATAGCCAAAGAATATCTTGAGCACGCCGCGCTCCTGCTGGTGCGGCGTGGCAGCGGACGTGCTACCGTAAGCCGCCTGCCGCAGCTGGGCCAGCAGGGCATCGGGAGAAGGTCGGCTGTAGCTGTCTGTCATGATGGTTCCATGGTTATGCGGTGCGCGAACACTCAGCGGGGCTGGGTTGTTGCCGTGTCTGCGGCCTGGTGCGCAGTTCTGCCGTTGGGCAGCAGCCCGTCGAGCGCCAGATTGACCATCAGCACGTTGACGCGGGCCTCGCCCAGCAGGCCAAGAGTGCGCCCTTCGGTGTACATGGCTATGGTACGGCGCACTTCTGCAGACGTAAAGCCGGTGGAGTGGGTCAGCCGCTCTACCTGATATTCCGCTGCGGCGGGTGAAATGTGCGGATCAAGGCCGCTGCCCGATTCTGTCAGCAGGTCAGCGGGTACAGGCTGGCCCGCCTTTTCGGGATGCGCGAGCCGTATCTGTTCAAGGCGCTGCTGCACTGTGGTTGCGTATTCCGGCAATGCCGGGCTTTTGTTGCTGGGGCCAGCGTAAAACAGCGGCTTGCCGTCTTCCGTATAGGTCTCCAGATCAGCGCTTACGGGGCGGCCCCATAGATGGTTTGGCGCGCTGAAGGGCTGGCCCAGCAGTGTGCTGTAGTGCCTGCCGTGCAGGTTCAGGATACTGCCTTGCGCCTGAAAGGGAAACAGCGCATTGCCCGCAAGGCTGAGCACGCCCGTATAGGCACAGGTAAGGGCCGACATGATGCACAGAAAAACCAGCGAACGTCGCAGCAGGGTGATGGTAAGCATGATTATCTCCTAAGCCAGCCCAAGACCCACAAGACAGAGGTCGATGAGCTTGATGGCA
This genomic interval carries:
- a CDS encoding potassium-transporting ATPase subunit C yields the protein MLTITLLRRSLVFLCIMSALTCAYTGVLSLAGNALFPFQAQGSILNLHGRHYSTLLGQPFSAPNHLWGRPVSADLETYTEDGKPLFYAGPSNKSPALPEYATTVQQRLEQIRLAHPEKAGQPVPADLLTESGSGLDPHISPAAAEYQVERLTHSTGFTSAEVRRTIAMYTEGRTLGLLGEARVNVLMVNLALDGLLPNGRTAHQAADTATTQPR
- a CDS encoding sensor histidine kinase KdpD encodes the protein MTDSYSRPSPDALLAQLRQAAYGSTSAATPHQQERGVLKIFFGYAAGVGKTYSMLRAAHAARELGHNIVVGYVEPHPRPETAALLQGLDVVPPLQLSHRSITLNELDVDAVIARTPEIALVDELAHSNAGGCRNRKRYQDVEELLQAGISVWATVNVQHLESLNDVVASLTGVVVRERIPDSVFDGADQVELVDLEPDELMARLREGKIYGEAQVQRALGHFFVPANLIALREIALRRMADRVNRRAASAASGATPAARQIKEHILICLSGAPSNARVIRTAARMVEAFRADFTALFVQNSSPRPADAKSTTLRDNLKLAEDLGAVIVTLQGEDIPVQIAEYARMSGVSKIVIGRSPAGGWLFRKGKTLVERLAELAPEMETYIIPDAAPAGRASAQTRPMLAMLRTLLGTAPRSWRQWAATIAIMTVCSIAGLLMFSLGMPNGGIAGLYMLGVLGISILTAGPWYGVTASVAGVALFDFLFVEPRFSFTVYDMDYVGLFAAMLLVSTATSAITGRARTQAHKSTVRALHTELLLGNSRRLQKASDETAILQEAARQLGTLLGCAATIYPVHQGRLVQQPSFAYTPDTLQQPATAVAQGDTPRDELGVAQWVAKNNRPAGAGTDSLPGSRHCFIPISSRSDVLAVAELAVLPGQDAPLADANSKNLVLALAGECALALEKERLTRANASIAVRAQQEKLRADVLRSISHDLRTPLTGICGNAAILASPHGAGSPERNAALAATIEEESRYLVGMVENLLALTRLEQQNFTLRLEPELLEDIIGEAMQIMERRAARHDLHAEIPATLLMARMDARLMVQVLVNLLDNAVKYTPEGTSIRVRALADGPWVRLEVADNGPGICEQEQAGIFDMFHVAALKKGDGRRGMGLGLALCRSIVQAHGGQIEVHANLPQGAVFSLTLPRHDETQILSAP